In Hamadaea flava, a genomic segment contains:
- a CDS encoding nuclear transport factor 2 family protein yields MTAHVTDSPERFVADFFTGLTEQVVLADTDTAEAMARFFAPDIVQISDGIHLDWDKLLAHMRPARKTLTGGRFSVEVHEAVASGDTVATRFTLRVVSGKGRRIDTEVFMFASFTPDGRMTRSRQLTRALDGS; encoded by the coding sequence ATGACTGCACATGTCACCGACAGCCCGGAACGGTTCGTCGCCGACTTCTTCACCGGCCTCACCGAGCAGGTCGTTCTAGCGGACACCGACACGGCCGAGGCGATGGCCCGGTTCTTCGCCCCCGACATCGTCCAGATCAGCGACGGCATCCACCTCGACTGGGACAAGCTGCTGGCCCACATGAGACCAGCGCGCAAGACGCTGACCGGGGGCCGGTTCAGCGTCGAGGTCCACGAGGCGGTCGCATCTGGTGACACCGTCGCCACCCGCTTCACCCTGCGCGTCGTCAGCGGCAAAGGCCGGCGTATCGACACCGAGGTGTTCATGTTCGCCAGCTTCACGCCCGACGGCCGGATGACCCGGTCTCGCCAACTGACCCGCGCCCTCGACGGCTCGTGA